One Hypomesus transpacificus isolate Combined female chromosome 21, fHypTra1, whole genome shotgun sequence genomic window, TGTTTCCCTGGGAGCTGCTAGCCAGGGGACACAGAGGGGCAAGCCTTACAGATTGGATAtagtgtttgtttatttatttaatactgtATTTGTCTCAATGGGATAACCTGAAAAGGGACGAGGGTGGGGGATTGAGGACGTGTTTAAGGAAGCCACTCTGCATACTCAAATTCAACTTATTTCTCACCacttcactcctccctcctccaagcCCTTAATGACCTGATGGACACTTCGGCCCTGGCCGTGGACCAATGGGGTGCCAGCTCAGagcagctggagggggaggggtcagagggcGAGGAGGATGGGAAGGAGACGTtgacctcttcctccctcacctcctccatctcgtCCATCATCCATCCTCATCACTCTGTCATCACCACACCCTGCCATCTCACCACCAACAACCCATCAGCTGTGCCGGAATGTTCTGAGTTCTGGGTGTCAGGTACATGCAGCCTTCTGAATACCGTTCCATTGGCTAACCTTTTTATGTTCCGTTTCGTCATTGTATTGTTACATTCCACAATTATTCTTTTTTATCTGTTGAGTATCTTATTAACATTTTTTGCAGCAGGGTTTTTTTTTTGAGGCGGGAATGATAACATCTCAGTTGTTCTATTGGTGCGGCTTTTTCCTCTTGCTTTTAACCAGAATTATGAAATAGTTACACCTCTGCATTCCTCCACACCCATCTGGCGGGGTGTCaatctctgacctctgaccccattCTGCTCCACAGACAAGGATTCTAATGACAGCGCCGTCCCATCTGGCTTCGACGACAACGATGACTTACAGAACCACGGTGAGCAATTAGACTGAGTGATTATTATGGGGGATTCGCCATGGCGATACAGATGAATAAAGCAGCAGTACGGGAATTAGGATGtaaatccatccatccagcatAAACATGGCCTTGATTCAGATTAATCTCtgttttaaccccccccccccccccccccccccccagtagtcACCGGCGATATGAACAGTTTTGCAATGTTGCCACCTGTTGGCAAAGACATGTCATTACACTGGTTTTATTATGGCACAAAGGTTTCTTGTTAATAATGGCGTTGCAAAATGGCACGTCAAGGATATAATCTCACATGCAGTTGAGAGACAATAAAACGCAGTCATGATTGGGATGTTTAATCCCTGAATAAATAACCGAAttgctttttctctgtcttgccTCACTCGTCATCCAGGTCTGAATTCAGACACAATTAGGATATTTCAAAATCGGGGATAACAATATAACAACATTTCCCCCCGGTTCCTCCAGGTCTGAATGGCGTGGGGAGTCGTGCCCAGAGCGAGAGCAGCGGTGAGTTCAGCCTCAGCCTGGACAACGAGCCGTGGTCCAACGGAAGCAGCCCCATCCAGCACCATCCATCCcgccgctcctcctcctgccagccCCCCTGCGACACCTCCACCCCCCGAAACGGACGCCCGGCTCACAGGGACAAGGCGTCCAAGGGCTCCTCCCTGCCCATGCccatccccaccaccaccagcacgcCTGGCGCGAGCCACTCCACGCACAGACCGAGAGAGGCGGCAAACGGGGACGTCTGGCCGTGCCGGATGAGCGTCATCCGGAGGGGCTCGGGCGGGAAGATCGCCCGCCGCTTGTCCGCCGTCGAGACGGTCGGCGGCAAACCGGTCGAAGGACCTCCGGGGGCGAGTAAACCAGAGCAGACCCCCCGAGCCTCCGCCTGCTCCCCGATCACGGTCCTCTACGTCCAGGGTAAGTCGTCCTCGGCGTCGGGCTGCCTCAACTGCTTCTCCGCCCCGCTGGGGAGAGACGTCCGCCTGAGGGGGCCGCGACCCCCGTCCTCGCTGCCCCGGGCCAGCAGCGTCATCTCTACGGCCGAGGGGTCCTCGCGGCGCTCCAGCGTCAACAGCGACTGCAGGGTGGCGGCGGGAGCCAAGATCGACCTTGCGATCTCGCCGGCCAACGGTATTCAAGAGATCGAGGATTGCGGGGAGGATTCAGCCCATCGGGACGAGCGACAGCATACGGGTTTGAAAGAGCCCGTGCCGCCAGTCAAGCCCCCCAGAGACCCAGCTGTGGCCGCAGCAGAATCTGAACCCAAGACTTCCTGTGTGGAGTCTCTGTTTGGCTCCCCCTTCGATTTCACCGCGGTTTTCTCCGACACTATCTTCAGCGAGGCGGCGGTCGCCACTCACTCCGAGAACCAGAAGAACCAGACGTTCCTTTCTCTAAACCCTTCCCTTGTCCGGAACATCAGCTGCCCGCCCCTGAAGCAGGAGTCCACTGACGACACGGCTCGGCCAGAGGACCAGACCCAATCTGCTCGAAACCAAAATGGCCGCCATGACTGTGAAAACGAGAGGGAGGTTACCGATGACAAGCAGTTTGTTATTGCATGAATACGATCCTGATTTGGAGTTATGCATATAAAAATACAGTTGCTATGCATCATTTGAATCTACTCTGAGTGAAGGAAAAGctacatttaaatgtttaattttGTTGGAAGGGAACGGCAGTACTGACTAGGTTCTTTTTAGGAGTAGATGAAAGTAGAACTCATTTTAGAGGACTTATTCACAACACTGTATGTCTTTAAGATCCCTCAACTTTTAGATACAGTTTTGTACACATCAAGCACTACACCATCCTATTGTTATGGGCTTGAATCACaagtttaaataaaatataattgatATGGGTTTACCTTACCTTAATAGGAACACATTGTTAGTAGATCATTCTTGTATTGCTATTACCTGGCGTAAGCACATTGACAATCCTACTTTGTGTATTTTAAGTTTGTTTGCCAAAACCCTCTTCAGTGTTGTGGAAAagtatttgtatgtattttatttgtatttataagcCCTTTTTGAGTGTGTCCTCAGTACTCAAATGCACTTGTGAGTAACCCGCTCTGTttcaatagttttttttttttaagtttttttttgCTATTGTGTTATTTAGGCCTGGGAAAACTTTATCGAAACATGCTCATTAGAAGCATAGTGTATATGTTGTCAAATAAAACATGTATCTGAATGTGTTATTTGGCTTAAATTGATCAATTTTAACATGATTGTCCAGTAGAGATTTAAGGAATGAATAATAAATTAGGGAAGTTTATAATGTTAAAACGTTTTTATAATAACGCGATTTTGATTGGACCCGGTTTTGTTACATAGCGACCATGTGACAAAACCAGGAAGTTCCATGGGTACGCTTGTGGTGTAAACTATTTTGTCCCGGATGGGTGGAGTGTTCGATTGACAGCCACCATAGCACTAGAAACTGGAAAACACAACGTATTCGGACTGCTTCGGATTATGAAACGTATAAACCCAGTGTTTCAATAGCAAACAACGAACGATTGCTGTTGTTACTGTACGTGCTGTGTAAGATACCTGCAGTTCGGCTGGAGTGGTTGCAACGATTATATCTTTCAGCGCGGCGAGTGTACCCGGGGTTTGGCAAGATGCTCAATGCCGCTGCTGCCGAGAGAAACAAGGAGCCCATTTTGGCGGTGCTACGGGAGTGTGTGGACACGAATAGACCATTGAACGCTCTTGAGATTTCCTCGGGTACTGGTCAACATGTCACTCACTTCGCACAATCCCTACGCAATATTCTATGGCAGCCGTCAGAATTTGATCGGCAATCCATCGCCAGGTAATTTCAGAATGCATGCATTACCACGTACGTATTTTATAAATTCTGATTTATACTAGACGGTTCTCTCAAATGCAGAAGGTTAAGCGACAGAGTTGGCGCTATGACAGATTTATGAATAGGATTGGAAAGATTACAATTTAATGAAGGGCTACCCTTTCATTACATGTACAACAGTGCAATTGTTTTCTGGTGCACGTACGCATTGAGAACCGTCTCTTTTGTCCCCTGCAGTATAGAAGCGTACAGAGCACACTATAACCTGGACAATGTGAAGCCCGCCATCCACCTCGATGCCTCCCAGCCCAATGAACACTGGGCTGGTATCCAGCCCGAGTCTCTGGATCTGGTCCTTAACATCAACATGATTCACATATCTCCAATGGCCTGCACAGAGGTGAGAGGCCCCAGTCCTATGAATTGAGACCATCATTTCCATGCAtttcaaattattattatttttgtagcTTTTGCCGAGTGCTGTTAGTTTTTGTCTTGATACCCTTGTTACACACAGGGGCTGTTTAAAGGAACGGGCGCCATCCTAAAACCACAAGGGGTCCTGCTGACATATGGGGTGAATATAATATTGATGAACGCGTGCAGTGTTACATG contains:
- the mettl26 gene encoding methyltransferase-like 26; protein product: MLNAAAAERNKEPILAVLRECVDTNRPLNALEISSGTGQHVTHFAQSLRNILWQPSEFDRQSIASIEAYRAHYNLDNVKPAIHLDASQPNEHWAGIQPESLDLVLNINMIHISPMACTEGLFKGTGAILKPQGVLLTYGPYAVNGRITPQSNIDFDCSLRQRCPDWGLRDVSLLSSLAQKSGLFLEKVVDMPANNKCLLFRKESLV